The following are from one region of the Thiocapsa rosea genome:
- a CDS encoding helix-turn-helix domain-containing protein: MQQTATRRPTAQTAAEVRAADPLYDRKDAALYLGVVPGTLECWASTGRYNLPFLRIGRRVKYRKSDLDAWIAKRSPSAA; encoded by the coding sequence ATGCAACAGACCGCAACACGCCGCCCAACCGCGCAAACCGCCGCAGAAGTCCGCGCCGCCGATCCGCTCTACGACCGCAAAGACGCCGCGCTCTATCTCGGAGTCGTGCCAGGCACGCTGGAATGCTGGGCGTCGACGGGCCGTTACAACCTCCCGTTCCTTCGGATCGGCCGTCGCGTGAAGTATCGGAAATCCGATCTGGATGCATGGATCGCCAAGCGCAGCCCCTCCGCAGCCTAG